GTTTATCAAGTTCTCATTCCTGTGTGTTTACCATGAACCTGGGTGGTCAGCctaaccgcgcttcttaacatcCGAAagctagccgcaccaatgtgcctGAGGAagcactgttcaactgacgactgaggtcGGCATACAGGTTGCCCGGcgcaccacaaggagtcgctagggtgccccccccccggccaaaccctcccccaacccggatgatgctggccCAATTGTGTGCTGCgttatgggactcccgatcatggctggttgtgatacagcctgggatcgaacccgggtctgtagtgatgcctctagcactgccttagtgccttagacctctgtgccCCTCGGGAGGCCCAGAGTCAGTTTTGTCTTTTACATAAAAAGGTGGCGTTTCTCAGGAGCTGagctgaagagggagagagggaaaacaccCTGCTGTTAGGCAATACTCTTATCAGCCCCATTTGACATTTAGTCCCAAGTTCACGTCACAACCCTCCCACTTCTGTCACCTCTGTATATTGACCGAGAGGCAAACTCTTCACTCCACATGTACCAGCATTACGATTTGAACGGTTCTGGGACATCATTCCATTCCAACATGTGCTCAAACATTTTGTCCCCCTAAAAACACCAGTGACATGTAACTTATTGTAGAGAATTAAGGTAGCTGCTAGCATGGTTAaaccagactgctgaacactacAGCCTGGTATGTTTAAACGTCTCTATCAATAGGCAGCCAATCGAAATAAAGCCAACTAtctcacctggtctgtcacaatTTCATCAGGAACACCAGTTACCTTTTGACAGACTGTCATGAATCTGGCTGTTAGCCAATTAAACTCTACCTTAAGCCCCTGTCCTCCACACCCTAACTCCTATTGGCTGAGAGCTTAGACAAGCCTCTCGACAGCTGGTACGATGGGTCCCCTGCACGTTACTGATGTTATTACTAGAAATGTTGTAGATAAGCAACATATTGTTGTAATGAAGTGAATGATTACATTCAGTAAACCCATCTTCGTGTTACTGATACTTCTGATATTCATATAGGTCTGCTGGTAGCTGTGGGGTGAACAGATTAAAAGAGCCCCAGTGGTTCCAAATACTCTGTAGTAGATAgctatgtaaactcagcaaaaaaagaaatgtccctttttcaggaccctgtctttcaaagataattagtaaaaatccaaataacttcacagatcttcactgtAAAGGGTTTAACAGCTTCCCATGCTtggtcaatgaaccataaacaattaatgaacatgcacctgtggaacggtcgttaagacactaacagcttacagatggtaggcaattaaggtcacagttgtgaaaacgtaggacactaaagaggtatttctactgactctgaaaaacacaaataaagatgctcagggtccctgctcatctgcgtgaatgtgccttaggcatgctgcaaggaggcatgaggactgcagatgtggccagggcactaaattgcaatgtccgtactgtgagacgcctaagacagcactacagggagacgggacagacagctgatcgccCTCACAGTGGCGGAGCACGtgcaacaacacctgcacaggatcggtacatctgaacatcagacctgcgggacaggtacaggatggcaacaactgcccgagttacaccaggaacgcacaatccctccatcagtgctcagactgtccgcaataggctgagaaaggctggactgagggcttgtaggcctgttgtagtaaggcaggtcctcaccagacatcaccggcaacgacgtcgcctatgggcacaaacccaccgtcgctggaccagacaggactaacaaaaagtgctcttcactgatgaggtGCAGTTtagtctcaccaggggtgatgatcTGATTCGAGATTatagtcgaaggaatgagcattacaccgaggcctgtactctggagcgggagcGATTTAGAAGTGGATGGTCCGTCATGGTCtcgggcggtgtgtcacagcatcatcggactgagcttgttgtcattgcaggcaatctcaaagctgtgtgttacagggaagacatcctcctccctcatgtggtacccttcctgcaggctcatcctgacatgacactccagcatgacaatgccaccagccatactgctcagtctgtgcgtgatttcctgcaagataggaatgtcagggttctgccatggccagcgaagaacccagatctcaattccattgagcatgtctggggcctattggatcggagggtgagggctaggaccattccccgcagaaatgtccaggaatttgcaggtgccttggtggaagagtggggtaacatctcacagcaagaactggcaaatctggtgcagtccatgaggaggagatgcactgcagtaattaatgcagctggtggccacaccagatactgactgttacttttgacccccctttgttcagggacaaatGATTACATTTatgtttgtcacatgtctgtggaacttgttcagtttatgtcccagttgttgaatcttgttatgttcatacaaatatttacacattcacatttacacaagtctGCTGAatataaacgcagttgacagtgagaggacgtttctttttttgctgagtttatgacaAAAGGTACCAAAAGGTACCATTACACAATGAGTGGTGAATGTTCCCACATTGCACTGAGATTAAGAAATATTCCCATTAAATGTTGCATTGTAGTTTCAAAGTAATTCACcggtaaatgtgttgtttttcacAAATGTTAGAAGCTGTGCGCTGCTGTAGGGTTGATTTGGACATTGACTTTCTTGACAGTGAGTGGACTTTGGTTTGGCCCGTGCTCCTGTACAcagtaacacctctctctgtggCAAGTcagtaaaaaatcaaataaatatgAGGGTGCACAACTCCTTGTTTCAGGGTTAGGGCTGGCTCCCTGGGACTGTAGTTTGGGCTCTCACGTCCTGCAGTAAACCAATAGCTAGTCAAACGGAATTTAATCCACTGGATTAATAACAATGTAAGTACTCtcagatattacctgttagatttcgctacactcgcaaaacaatttgatttgatttgaccaggtttaatgttttgttgttgttggttagACCTAATATAGGTTTTCTAAATCTTGGTTTCTTTTTGAGATGTGTTGCACCATTTAATTTTAAACCTGGATTAGTTAATCTAAGGTTTGATCTTTAAACTATGAGAAGTTACATGTGTCATAATGGATTCACCATAGCAATGTGttctcattctatttctatgaaaACAAATTAGCACTGGTCATTGCTAGCTTGTGTCCTTTATACAGGCTATTAAAACTATACTTTTTGGTCAAATTAGTTAGCTGTCTAGTTGACTTTTACAATCATGGTATCCACAAGAGTGTTAATCACACTGAAAATGAAGCACATacactgacatttaatccatttaaacCTCCTGCAGGAGCAGTTCAGAATAATCCCTTCtgcattttcatttcattttaaAACAATAGAGCGAGAAGATTTAAACTAAGAACAAAATTAAACTTAGTTTAGAAGAAAGGTTTACATTTAACAAAGATTCATTTAAAACTAGGTTTAAAATGTGGTGCAACAAGATTAATACTTGAACCTTGATTTAACCCAGTTTAAACCTTGATTAAACCCAGTTTGAGTTAATCCATGTTGGTGCAACCCACCCCTATATATAACTGATGTTTATTTGATTTGGTTGATTGTATAGATTATTGTAATCAATGCTGTTCAGTTGTTATTATGATGTAATGTGTTTTCAAATATCACAAAATCCCTCCTGCCACAACAATGGGCTGCACAGGCTATTGTACTTTAGAAACCGAATCAACAAATTGACCGGCATATTTACTCAACAATATCCTAAGTATGCACAGCATTTTGTTCCAAGGATGGTAAGAGAGAATAGATGTGGCAGTGCTGAcatccttccctcttcctccttcactGTCTGCAGTACCAGGGACCATGGTGGGAATGAAGCCCTCCGATACACCCCCTACCCTGGGGGTGAAGCTGCTGAGTGCTGGCTTAGCCGCCTGCATCGCTGACCTGGTCACCTTTCCCCTGGATACAGCCAAAGTCAGACTCCAGGTAATGGTTCACTGTCCTCCTCCAGCCCTGAAGACTTGAGTCTGACCTCCTGTAACTCTGAATTTTACTAGCACCTCCTGTAACACTGATTATTGTGGGGACCTCCGTTAACACTGACACTTGTGTACCCCAGATTCAGGGAGAGAAGGTGGCGTCGGAAGCTACCAAGGGCATCCGCTACAGGGGGGTGTTTGGGACAATCAGTACCATGATCCGGACGGAGGGGCCCAGGTCACTGTATAACGGTCTGGTGGCGGGCTTACAGAGACAGATGTGCTTTGCCTCCATCAGGATCGGCTTCTATGACAACGTCAAAAACTTCTACTCTGGCGGAGCAGACAGTAAATTAGGATAATTCATCTGAGATAATAATCTGTGATGTTACATATTTTGTACCAAGAGAAGAAGCATCATATAGTACCTCAATCAACATCCATTCAGTACTTAACAAACCCTTGTACCCCGTCTGCCCCTGTCCTATCCCAGCTGCAAATATTGGTATCCGTATCTTGGCCGGCTGCACCACAGGGGCCATGGCTGTGTCTTTCGCCCAGCCCACTGACGTGGTGAAGGTCCGCTTCCAGGCCCAAGTCAACCTGACCGGGGTGGCTCGTCGCTACACGGGCACCATGCAGGCCTACAAACACATTTTCAACCACGAGGGCATCCGCGGGCTCTGGAAAGGTTAGTCAGTACGACCCTGGGCCCAATCGGTTGATTTGCAAGTAACACCAATCTCCATTGGTTGTGTTGCTGCTAACCTTGAGCCCCATTGATTGTGTTTGTCCATAGTGGAACTGTTTGCATAGAAGAGACCAAAGATTGTTGTCTATGTCACTGTCATTCAATGTCAGGGATGTACAGATATTGATTGGAGCAGATGCTGCAAATTTGATGATCCCATAGGACAGAACTTGAGTGCACCTGAAAATAAAACTTGGCTTTGCAGGTTGTTGAGTTTTCTTGGGCCTTTTACTAATTATAGACTATTGGTTTAATTCTGGTATAACTATTGGGGTTATTAACCAACCGACCTGCTTCTTGTTCACTCCAGGCTGTCTACCCAACATCACTAGGAACGCTCTGGTCAACTGCACAGAGCTTGTGACCTATGACCTCATCAAGGAGGCCATTCTTAGGCACAACCTGTTGTCAGGTGAGTGGGTGCTATTGGTGCATACAGTCACAGCGAGACAGCTGACTGGGCAGAAGTCCACATGCCCTCTCGCTATTTTGTCCTTCATGTGTCTTGAAAGCCTGATAACAGTATACATATTGGTACATAATATTCTGTCAAGCTATGGAATAACACGGAGCTAACATTTATCTAAAGGATTTTTATTGCACCTTTCACAACAAAGCGGTATAAAACAGAGCTAATGATTTCCTGTAGGCCTCGAGACAGAGGCCTTATACAGTACAGTGTATCTGCATGGCACTACTTGAACATTAACTTTAGTGTCAGCATTTCTGTTACACATCTGTATTAATCCACTAGTTCATCGAAGGTTCAATTTTTAAACTATGATTAGTTACACGTGTCATAATGGATTCACCATAGCAATATGttctcattctatttctatggaaacaaattagctagctagcaaattgAGTTTGAAATACAGGCCATTAAAATGAATTGCACTTTTTGGTCGAattagttagctggctagttgaCTTTTACAAACATGGTATCCACAAAATCTAAAATTGTTAATCATACTGAAAATAGGTGCCCCTTGATATCTTTGTGACAGTGTTTCAAAAGGGCTTATGATGACTGTTTTCCCACAGATAACCTCCCGTGCCATTTTGCTTCTGCGTTCGGCGCCGGCTTCGTTACCACCTGCATTGCCTCTCCGGTGGACGTGGTGAAGACACGATACATGAACTCTCCGCCGGGCCAGTATAAAAGTGCTATCAACTGTGCCTGGACCATGGCCACCAAAGAGGGACCCACGGCCTTCTACAAAGGGTGAGctcacagacagtcacacacactgtacaaacaGACCGGTGTCCTTCAGTCTGTTGATAGAACAAGACAGTTGGATGTAGTTGTACAGTTTAGTCCTCAATGATATATAATTGATTTTGCTGTTTTGGGTGGTTACCTTGACACAGTAACTcttccagaggaggctggtgggaggagatataggaggactggctcattgtaatggctggaatggaatcaaacataTTTAAACCACGTTTGACTACGTTCCATTTATAACATTCTAGCcgttacaatgagcccatcctcctatagctcctcccagcAGCCACCTCTGAACTCTACTAAGCAAAACTTTGGAGCATTCGCAGGGATCTTTAGTTGAAAGTCTCTCCCAAACTAATGTTTAATTTGTCCTCTCTTGTTCCCTGTAGATTTGTGCCCTCATTTCTAAGGCTGGGCTCATGGAACGTTGTGATGTTTGTGTCGTTTGAGCAGCTCAAGAGAGTCATGATGGTAGGAAAGCAGAAGATGGAGGACAAAAGTTAACTTCATTCCTACGTGCAAAGAGCCCTTTGCAATGATGACAAGCGCACAAACCCTAGCCATATTGAGTTGGACCCACAATgtagtgtagactacaggaacacgATCCATAACATTAAGATTCCTATGTGTTTGACTGTCAGCATGTTGTATGAATAATGAGGAATCCTTTGTTAAAAAAGGAGTTATGAAAGTACATTTGAAGGGCATCTACCTTTGAGAACAGTTTTATTTTCTCTATTATTTATTTTGACCTATACTTCTCCTACGGTCTCAAACCAGTCCTTGTGGACCTCTAGCCATTCTCTATAGTGTATTTAGCACACCTACCAAATGTGAACTAATCAGCAAGCTGCTGTTACTTTAAATCAGATGTA
This genomic stretch from Oncorhynchus keta strain PuntledgeMale-10-30-2019 chromosome 29, Oket_V2, whole genome shotgun sequence harbors:
- the LOC118373773 gene encoding mitochondrial uncoupling protein 2-like, which encodes MVGMKPSDTPPTLGVKLLSAGLAACIADLVTFPLDTAKVRLQIQGEKVASEATKGIRYRGVFGTISTMIRTEGPRSLYNGLVAGLQRQMCFASIRIGFYDNVKNFYSGGADTANIGIRILAGCTTGAMAVSFAQPTDVVKVRFQAQVNLTGVARRYTGTMQAYKHIFNHEGIRGLWKGCLPNITRNALVNCTELVTYDLIKEAILRHNLLSDNLPCHFASAFGAGFVTTCIASPVDVVKTRYMNSPPGQYKSAINCAWTMATKEGPTAFYKGFVPSFLRLGSWNVVMFVSFEQLKRVMMVGKQKMEDKS